One region of Paucibacter aquatile genomic DNA includes:
- a CDS encoding rhodanese-like domain-containing protein: MLVFRQLFDPVSSTYTYLLGDAEAGEAVLIDPVFEHHRRDSALLRELGLRLLATLDTHVHADHVTGAWLMKQSCGSQILLSEHAGASPVDRPLRHGDRVAFGRRYLEVRATPGHTNGCLSYVLDDLSMAFTGDSLLIRGCGRTDFQQGSPGQLFRSVREQILSLPQTCLLYPGHDYRGLTVTSVAEELRYNPRLGGDANEGDFAGYMNHLGLPHPKQMDIAVPANLRCGQPGAHGAEGQDSSWAPLTFSFSGIWEIQAASLAERLAEARSGALQLIDVREAPEFTDALGHIPGARLLPLSELSARMAAEIDPARPVVAVCRSGTRSAQATVLLQKSGCKRVANLAGGMLRWRAERLPVEGGVD; this comes from the coding sequence ATGCTTGTCTTCCGTCAGCTTTTTGACCCTGTCTCGTCCACCTACACCTACCTGCTCGGCGATGCCGAGGCCGGCGAGGCGGTCTTGATCGACCCGGTGTTCGAGCACCACCGCCGCGACAGCGCCCTGCTGCGCGAGCTGGGCCTCCGCCTGCTGGCCACGCTGGACACGCATGTCCATGCCGACCATGTCACCGGCGCCTGGTTGATGAAGCAGAGCTGCGGCAGCCAGATCCTGTTGTCCGAGCATGCCGGCGCCAGCCCGGTGGACCGGCCGCTGCGCCATGGCGACCGCGTTGCCTTTGGCCGCCGCTACCTGGAAGTGCGCGCCACGCCCGGCCACACCAATGGTTGCCTGAGCTATGTGCTGGACGACTTGAGCATGGCCTTCACCGGCGACAGCCTTTTGATCCGCGGCTGCGGCCGCACGGATTTCCAACAAGGCAGCCCCGGCCAGCTGTTCCGCTCGGTACGAGAGCAGATCTTGAGCCTGCCCCAGACCTGCCTGCTCTACCCCGGCCATGACTACCGCGGTCTCACCGTCACCAGCGTGGCCGAAGAGCTGCGCTACAACCCGCGCCTGGGTGGCGACGCCAACGAGGGCGATTTCGCCGGGTACATGAACCACCTGGGCCTGCCCCACCCCAAGCAGATGGACATCGCCGTGCCGGCGAACTTGCGCTGCGGCCAGCCCGGCGCGCATGGCGCCGAAGGCCAGGACAGCAGCTGGGCACCACTGACCTTCAGTTTCAGCGGCATCTGGGAGATCCAGGCCGCCAGCCTGGCCGAGCGCCTGGCCGAGGCCCGCAGCGGCGCGTTGCAGCTGATTGATGTGCGCGAAGCCCCCGAGTTCACCGATGCCCTGGGCCACATCCCCGGCGCCCGCCTGCTTCCCTTGTCCGAACTCAGCGCCCGCATGGCCGCCGAGATCGACCCCGCGCGCCCCGTCGTCGCCGTCTGCCGCTCCGGCACCCGCTCGGCCCAGGCCACGGTGCTGCTGCAGAAATCGGGCTGCAAGCGTGTGGCCAATCTGGCGGGGGGGATGCTGCGCTGGCGGGCGGAGCGGCTGCCGGTGGAGGGTGGGGTGGATTGA
- a CDS encoding DUF6691 family protein — protein MSALIRHLLALASGLLFGLGLIVGGMSDPAKVKGFLDLFGAWDPSLALVMGGAVAVGLIPFACAARRERAWTGEAMELPPPGRIDGRLLLGGLLFGVGWGIAGFCPGPALVALGAFGSGSEAALIFVASMLAGMWFHDRFLARAA, from the coding sequence ATGTCTGCATTGATTCGCCACCTCCTGGCTTTGGCCAGCGGCCTGCTCTTCGGCCTGGGCCTGATCGTCGGCGGCATGAGCGACCCGGCCAAGGTCAAAGGCTTTCTCGATCTGTTCGGCGCCTGGGACCCCAGCCTGGCCCTGGTCATGGGCGGGGCGGTGGCCGTGGGCCTCATCCCTTTTGCCTGCGCGGCCCGGCGCGAGCGCGCCTGGACGGGCGAAGCCATGGAGCTGCCGCCGCCCGGCCGCATCGATGGCCGGCTGCTGCTGGGCGGCCTACTCTTCGGCGTGGGCTGGGGCATCGCGGGCTTTTGCCCGGGGCCGGCCCTGGTCGCCCTGGGAGCTTTTGGCTCAGGCAGTGAAGCCGCCTTGATCTTTGTCGCCTCGATGCTTGCCGGCATGTGGTTTCATGATCGCTTTCTTGCGAGAGCAGCCTGA
- a CDS encoding YeeE/YedE family protein, with product MQIAWSQFTPLHALIGGLLIGLAAALFLLGNGRIAGIAGIVASPWRALRQRGWAGLSGAPERSRLMFLAGLLLAPWAWRVFAPWPGLTVDVGPLGLVAAGLLVGVGVRMANGCTSGHGVCGLSRLSLRSLLNVLVFMAAGFATVWLMRHGLA from the coding sequence ATGCAGATCGCCTGGTCTCAGTTCACCCCGCTCCATGCCTTGATCGGCGGCCTGCTGATCGGCCTGGCCGCGGCCTTGTTCCTGCTCGGCAATGGGCGCATCGCCGGCATTGCCGGCATCGTCGCCAGCCCCTGGCGGGCGCTGCGGCAGCGCGGCTGGGCGGGCCTGAGCGGCGCGCCGGAGCGCTCGCGGCTGATGTTTCTGGCTGGCCTGCTGCTGGCGCCCTGGGCCTGGCGCGTGTTCGCGCCTTGGCCGGGCCTGACGGTCGATGTGGGCCCGCTGGGCCTGGTGGCGGCCGGCCTGCTGGTGGGGGTGGGCGTGCGCATGGCCAATGGCTGCACCAGCGGGCATGGGGTTTGCGGGCTGAGCCGGCTCTCGCTGCGCTCTTTGCTCAATGTGCTGGTCTTCATGGCCGCCGGCTTCGCCACGGTGTGGCTGATGCGCCATGGCCTGGCTTGA
- a CDS encoding PglL family O-oligosaccharyltransferase — MSTASAHTSASHAVPSATPTALIGPYSVLALLLANALPPLLAYSLTPSATLFNQLAALGGWGLVLLALRAELGAGALSRQQGPAVWALLLLVAAPWVSWAWAGLPLSLTLANSGMLAAALGLVWVAQGLRDGQRADWFEALCWGLLAAGLLSLGVSLVQVFAPQLADGHVIARSGIPGRAVGNMRQPNHLASLLMWACVAAVYLGNQDRFSFLFRNTAARRAVLPVLLFAFVFAVVLTASRTGMIGVLILALWGALDRKLSRASKLSLLATPLMLGLSWWLMSVWASHGAHAFGAESRLAEGAGSPSRIAILLNAWELLKLNPLTGVGWGEFNLAWSMSEFPKRPVAFFDHTHNIAMQLAVDLGLPAATLILGLLAWALWRALALSWQRLGAEGVARRCAFMGVLMIGLHSLLEYPLWYAYFLLPTAFMLGLAVGRDAPEAADRADARDTAPRLRGVGLIGALLLAGSLFAVWDYLRVVAIYVPPADAKPLSQRIEDGRASVFFATQADYAAATSAPPSAAALAAARQTAHNLIDVRLMMAWAKSLHAVGDDERARHVVQRLREFRNSAADDWLGECDQPGFDPAEAPFQCSPPSRVIDWREMR; from the coding sequence ATGTCGACCGCCTCTGCCCACACCTCCGCCAGCCACGCTGTGCCGAGCGCAACGCCCACCGCCTTGATCGGCCCCTACAGCGTGCTGGCCTTGCTGCTGGCCAATGCACTGCCGCCCCTGCTGGCCTACAGCCTCACGCCCTCGGCCACCTTGTTCAACCAGCTGGCTGCCCTGGGCGGCTGGGGCCTGGTGCTGCTGGCCCTGCGGGCCGAGCTGGGCGCAGGCGCTTTGAGCCGGCAGCAGGGGCCGGCCGTCTGGGCCCTGCTGTTGCTGGTGGCAGCGCCCTGGGTGAGCTGGGCCTGGGCCGGCCTGCCACTCTCACTGACCCTGGCCAACAGCGGCATGCTGGCCGCGGCGCTGGGCCTGGTCTGGGTGGCGCAAGGCCTGCGCGATGGGCAGCGCGCCGATTGGTTTGAAGCCTTGTGCTGGGGCCTGCTGGCCGCCGGTCTGCTGAGCCTGGGGGTCAGCCTGGTGCAGGTGTTTGCGCCCCAGCTGGCCGATGGCCATGTGATCGCGCGCTCGGGCATCCCCGGCCGCGCGGTGGGCAATATGCGCCAGCCCAACCATCTGGCCAGCCTCTTGATGTGGGCCTGCGTGGCGGCCGTCTACCTGGGCAACCAGGATCGCTTCAGCTTTCTGTTCCGCAACACGGCGGCGCGCCGCGCCGTGCTGCCGGTGCTGCTGTTTGCCTTTGTGTTCGCCGTGGTCTTGACGGCCTCGCGCACCGGCATGATCGGCGTGCTGATCCTGGCCCTGTGGGGCGCGCTGGACCGCAAGCTCAGCCGCGCCAGCAAGCTCAGCCTGCTGGCCACGCCGCTGATGCTGGGCCTGAGCTGGTGGCTGATGTCGGTCTGGGCCAGCCACGGCGCCCATGCCTTCGGCGCCGAGTCACGGCTGGCCGAGGGCGCGGGCTCGCCCTCGCGCATCGCCATCCTGCTCAATGCCTGGGAGCTGCTCAAGCTCAACCCGCTGACGGGCGTGGGCTGGGGCGAGTTCAACCTGGCCTGGAGCATGAGCGAGTTCCCCAAGCGCCCGGTGGCCTTCTTCGACCACACGCACAACATCGCCATGCAGCTGGCCGTGGACCTGGGCCTGCCGGCGGCAACCCTGATCCTGGGCCTGCTCGCTTGGGCGCTGTGGCGCGCCCTGGCCCTGAGCTGGCAGCGCCTGGGCGCCGAGGGTGTGGCGCGCCGCTGCGCCTTCATGGGCGTGCTGATGATCGGCCTGCACAGCCTGCTCGAGTACCCGCTCTGGTACGCCTACTTCCTGCTGCCCACGGCCTTCATGCTGGGCCTGGCCGTGGGCCGCGATGCGCCAGAGGCGGCGGACCGTGCCGATGCGAGGGACACCGCCCCGCGCCTGCGCGGCGTCGGCCTGATCGGCGCCCTGTTGCTGGCGGGCAGCCTGTTCGCGGTCTGGGACTATCTGCGCGTGGTGGCCATCTATGTGCCGCCGGCCGATGCCAAACCGCTGAGCCAGCGCATCGAGGACGGCCGCGCCTCGGTCTTCTTCGCCACGCAGGCTGATTACGCCGCCGCCACCAGCGCCCCGCCCAGCGCCGCCGCCCTGGCCGCCGCCCGGCAGACGGCCCACAACCTGATCGATGTGCGCCTGATGATGGCCTGGGCCAAGTCCCTGCACGCCGTCGGCGACGATGAGCGTGCCCGCCATGTGGTGCAGCGCCTGCGCGAGTTCCGCAACAGCGCCGCCGACGACTGGCTGGGCGAATGCGATCAGCCCGGCTTCGACCCGGCCGAAGCGCCCTTCCAGTGCAGCCCTCCGAGCCGCGTCATCGATTGGCGGGAGATGCGCTGA
- the moaC gene encoding cyclic pyranopterin monophosphate synthase MoaC, whose amino-acid sequence MNSPLTHFDAQGQAHMVDVAAKDVTHRIARARGRIVMQPATLALITSGSAKKGDVLGIARIAAIQAAKRTADLIPLCHPLPLTRVAVEFEIDTAENAVHCSAQVETLGRTGVEMEALTAVQIGLLTIYDMCKAADRGMVMGQIRVLEKQGGKSGDWVAA is encoded by the coding sequence ATGAACTCTCCACTGACCCATTTCGACGCCCAAGGCCAGGCCCATATGGTGGATGTGGCGGCCAAGGATGTGACGCACCGCATTGCCCGCGCCCGCGGCCGCATCGTCATGCAGCCCGCCACCCTGGCCTTGATCACCAGCGGCAGCGCCAAGAAAGGTGATGTGCTGGGCATCGCCCGCATCGCCGCCATCCAGGCCGCCAAGCGCACGGCCGACCTGATCCCCCTGTGCCACCCCCTGCCCCTGACCCGCGTGGCCGTGGAGTTCGAGATCGACACCGCCGAGAACGCCGTCCACTGCAGCGCGCAGGTCGAAACCCTGGGCCGCACCGGTGTGGAGATGGAAGCCTTGACCGCCGTGCAAATCGGCCTGCTCACCATCTACGACATGTGCAAGGCCGCCGACCGCGGCATGGTCATGGGCCAGATCCGCGTGCTGGAGAAGCAGGGCGGCAAGAGTGGCGACTGGGTGGCGGCCTGA
- a CDS encoding M48 family metalloprotease gives MMILKNKLSLASLSRPGAAPRWRRSLLALAACCLLASSPAGQAQVALPALGDSVSQDLDVGAERNLGDQVMGQIRPDPDYLDDPLLQEYLLGIWNPLVTTAKLLGHISDETVDRFAWEIFLVRDRSVNAFALPGGFVGVHLGLIAMTHSRDELASVLAHELSHVTQRHIARRIAGDSRNSMLAMAAMLAGLIAASRSGSIDAANAAIVGPQALAAQASLNFSRDMEREADRVGFNVLSEAGFAPSGMFSMFEKMEQAHHLMDSGSYPYLRTHPLTSERIGDARTRLGTGEFQRPINQAEHALMAARSRVLMDPRAEIWTQLQNLDAGAREPRGPTVGRGFEQLSARYASCLASIKMRDFPRAARALASAEQQLQVLGNDPKAARLLRFLRAELAQAQGQSADGFAVLASAKEKSRPQLMERSQLALVDKSGPASAREVADELQTWVSLNPKDVLAWTQLGLLWEKLAQPLRAVRAQGEARYAMGDLRGAIDRMRSGLRQSRERDADPVEASVIDARLRTMLYERRQRLSDMYPRGIPPGAELP, from the coding sequence ATGATGATCCTGAAGAACAAACTGTCGCTTGCTTCCCTGTCTCGCCCGGGCGCTGCCCCGCGTTGGCGCCGCAGCCTGCTGGCACTGGCGGCCTGCTGCCTGCTGGCCAGCAGCCCGGCCGGGCAGGCCCAGGTGGCGCTGCCGGCGCTGGGCGATTCGGTGTCGCAGGATCTCGATGTGGGGGCGGAGCGCAATCTGGGCGACCAGGTCATGGGCCAGATCCGCCCCGACCCCGATTACCTCGACGACCCGCTGCTGCAGGAGTACTTGCTCGGCATCTGGAACCCGCTGGTGACCACGGCCAAACTGCTGGGCCATATCAGCGACGAGACGGTGGACCGCTTCGCCTGGGAGATCTTTCTGGTGCGCGACCGCTCGGTCAATGCCTTCGCCCTGCCCGGTGGTTTTGTCGGTGTGCACTTGGGTTTGATTGCCATGACCCACTCGCGCGACGAGCTGGCCTCGGTGCTGGCGCATGAGCTTTCACATGTGACTCAGCGCCACATCGCCCGCCGCATCGCCGGCGATTCGCGCAACAGCATGCTGGCCATGGCGGCCATGCTGGCCGGCCTGATCGCAGCCTCGCGCAGCGGCAGCATCGACGCGGCCAATGCCGCCATCGTCGGCCCGCAGGCCCTGGCCGCACAGGCCTCGCTCAATTTCTCGCGCGATATGGAGCGCGAGGCCGATCGGGTGGGCTTCAACGTGCTCAGCGAAGCGGGCTTTGCGCCCTCGGGCATGTTCAGCATGTTCGAGAAGATGGAGCAGGCCCACCACCTGATGGATTCGGGCAGCTACCCTTATCTGCGCACCCACCCCTTGACCAGCGAACGCATTGGCGACGCCCGCACCCGCCTGGGCACGGGCGAGTTCCAGCGCCCAATCAACCAGGCCGAGCATGCGCTGATGGCCGCACGCTCACGCGTGCTGATGGACCCGCGCGCCGAAATCTGGACCCAGCTGCAGAACCTCGATGCCGGTGCCCGCGAGCCGCGCGGCCCCACCGTCGGGCGCGGCTTTGAGCAGCTGAGCGCGCGCTATGCCAGCTGCCTGGCCTCGATCAAGATGCGCGATTTCCCGCGCGCCGCGCGCGCACTCGCCAGCGCCGAACAACAGCTGCAAGTGTTGGGCAACGACCCCAAGGCCGCGCGCCTGCTGCGCTTCCTGCGTGCCGAGCTGGCGCAGGCCCAAGGTCAATCGGCCGACGGCTTTGCCGTGCTGGCCAGCGCCAAGGAGAAAAGCAGGCCGCAGCTGATGGAGCGCTCGCAACTGGCCCTGGTGGACAAGAGCGGGCCGGCTTCGGCCCGCGAAGTGGCCGATGAGCTGCAAACCTGGGTCAGCCTCAACCCCAAGGATGTGCTGGCCTGGACCCAGCTGGGCTTGCTGTGGGAGAAGTTGGCCCAGCCCCTGCGCGCTGTGCGTGCCCAGGGCGAAGCGCGCTATGCCATGGGCGATCTGCGCGGCGCCATCGACCGCATGCGCTCGGGCCTGCGCCAGTCGCGCGAGCGTGATGCCGATCCGGTCGAGGCCTCGGTCATCGATGCGCGCCTGCGCACCATGCTCTACGAGCGCCGCCAGCGCCTGTCGGACATGTACCCGCGCGGCATTCCGCCGGGGGCCGAGCTGCCCTGA
- a CDS encoding phage holin family protein, giving the protein MFKTLIRWLLLAAALLLVAHLYPGVTVTSFTSALIAAFVLGLFNTLLRPILVLLTLPVTVISLGLFLFVINALMFWAAARLLEGFAVDGFFAALVGSLIYSLCGMGVDVLMERIFPPQD; this is encoded by the coding sequence ATGTTCAAAACCCTGATCCGCTGGCTTTTGCTTGCCGCCGCCTTGCTGCTGGTGGCTCACCTCTACCCCGGCGTCACCGTCACCAGCTTCACCTCGGCCTTGATCGCGGCTTTTGTGCTGGGCCTGTTCAACACGCTCTTGCGGCCCATCCTGGTGCTGCTGACCCTGCCGGTCACCGTGATCAGCCTGGGCCTCTTCCTCTTCGTCATCAACGCCCTGATGTTCTGGGCCGCCGCGCGCCTGCTCGAAGGCTTTGCGGTGGATGGCTTTTTCGCCGCCCTGGTGGGTTCGCTGATCTACAGCCTTTGCGGTATGGGTGTGGATGTGCTGATGGAGCGCATCTTCCCGCCGCAGGATTGA
- a CDS encoding TerC family protein: MSTIAPLWLWIFFGGSVLVALFVDFVVLRKQGAHEVSVKEAINWSLVWVALSMAFNGLFWWAVKDTSGDVALANTKALEFLTGYLIEKSLAVDNIFVFLMIFTYFSVPPAYQKRVLMYGIIGAIVLRTVMILVGGWLIAEFHWVLYVFGAFLLITGIKMWWAAGQEPDLEANPALKLLRRTMPVSANFDGERFFTVQNGKRLATPLLLVIALVGMTDVIFAVDSIPAIFAITSDPFIVLTSNIFAILGLRAMYFLLAAMATKFHLLSYGLAVVLAFIGTKMMLIDVFKIPVLVSLGVVVAILAVTMVLSLRTAPRIETKTE, from the coding sequence ATGAGCACGATTGCGCCCCTGTGGCTGTGGATCTTTTTCGGCGGGTCCGTCCTGGTCGCCCTTTTCGTCGACTTTGTGGTGCTGCGCAAGCAGGGCGCCCATGAGGTCTCGGTCAAGGAAGCCATCAACTGGTCCCTGGTCTGGGTGGCCTTGAGCATGGCTTTCAACGGCTTGTTCTGGTGGGCCGTCAAAGACACCTCCGGTGATGTCGCGCTGGCCAACACCAAGGCCCTGGAATTCCTGACCGGTTACCTGATCGAGAAATCACTGGCGGTCGACAACATCTTTGTCTTCCTGATGATCTTCACCTACTTCTCGGTGCCGCCGGCTTACCAGAAGCGGGTGCTGATGTACGGCATCATCGGCGCCATCGTGTTGCGCACAGTCATGATTCTGGTCGGTGGCTGGCTGATCGCCGAGTTCCACTGGGTGCTCTATGTCTTCGGTGCCTTCCTGCTGATCACCGGCATCAAGATGTGGTGGGCCGCCGGCCAGGAGCCGGACCTGGAAGCCAACCCCGCCCTCAAGCTGCTGCGTCGCACCATGCCGGTCAGCGCCAACTTTGATGGCGAACGCTTCTTCACCGTGCAGAACGGCAAACGCCTGGCCACGCCCCTGCTGCTGGTGATCGCCCTGGTCGGCATGACGGACGTGATCTTTGCGGTGGACTCGATCCCGGCCATCTTCGCCATCACCAGCGACCCCTTCATCGTCCTGACCTCCAACATCTTCGCCATCCTCGGTCTGCGTGCGATGTACTTCCTGCTGGCAGCGATGGCGACCAAGTTCCACCTGCTGAGCTACGGCTTGGCCGTGGTGCTGGCCTTCATCGGCACCAAGATGATGCTGATCGATGTGTTCAAGATCCCGGTCTTGGTCTCCCTGGGTGTGGTGGTGGCCATCCTGGCCGTGACCATGGTCTTGAGCCTGCGGACCGCACCGCGGATCGAAACCAAGACCGAGTAA
- a CDS encoding energy transducer TonB, whose product MTSALLSPISLGASASAGQAGFVAGHKAAASAISPAAETLNENSRRAFAPGSGGLPVDPQAARRKRGFLLAVLGLHVLFGAGLMVRRTLPVQEKPAPIQVSLITPKHSAPTPLPTPPAPQLPKLAPMPAPVIPPLVTPPITAPAPMAAQVISSEPPAARAPAQAPAAAPNPAPAQAVVTPPAPPAVHQIPPNAVRYLAEPRLNMPLLSRRAGEQGIVHLRILVDAQGRLKEAAVKKSSGFERLDRAALEDIRSARFSPYLLQGQPVEWETTALLSYELER is encoded by the coding sequence GTGACCTCCGCACTCCTCAGCCCCATCTCCCTCGGCGCCTCCGCGTCGGCCGGTCAGGCCGGCTTTGTGGCGGGCCACAAGGCGGCGGCCTCGGCCATCAGCCCAGCGGCCGAGACTCTGAACGAGAACTCGAGGCGGGCCTTCGCGCCCGGGTCCGGTGGCTTGCCGGTGGACCCGCAAGCCGCGCGCCGCAAGCGCGGCTTTTTGCTGGCGGTGCTGGGCCTGCATGTGCTGTTCGGCGCCGGGCTGATGGTGCGTCGAACCTTGCCTGTGCAAGAGAAGCCCGCGCCGATCCAGGTCAGCCTGATCACCCCCAAGCACTCGGCGCCAACGCCGCTGCCGACGCCGCCAGCCCCCCAGCTGCCCAAGCTGGCGCCCATGCCGGCCCCGGTGATCCCGCCGCTAGTGACGCCACCCATCACCGCCCCGGCCCCCATGGCCGCCCAGGTCATCAGCAGCGAGCCGCCGGCCGCCCGCGCTCCGGCCCAAGCGCCTGCCGCCGCACCCAACCCCGCGCCTGCACAGGCCGTGGTGACACCACCGGCGCCGCCTGCCGTGCACCAGATTCCGCCCAATGCCGTGCGCTATCTGGCCGAACCGCGTCTGAACATGCCGCTGCTGTCGCGCCGTGCGGGCGAGCAAGGCATCGTGCACCTGCGCATCCTGGTCGATGCCCAGGGCCGCTTGAAGGAAGCCGCGGTGAAGAAGAGTTCCGGCTTCGAGCGCCTTGATCGGGCCGCGCTGGAAGACATCCGTAGCGCCCGCTTCTCGCCCTATCTGCTGCAGGGCCAGCCGGTCGAGTGGGAAACCACCGCCCTGCTGTCCTATGAGCTGGAGCGTTAG
- a CDS encoding TonB-dependent receptor, with protein MSRTKSRPAHRQALLPLGALAAGFGLASASLAQTPAPAAEAAKTENALPIVRTKASAEPTGKDAYQATDSRIGKGKQELRDIPQSVTVVTEKLMNDRNLDNLKDVLKNTAGITFMAAEGGEEDIKLRGFSLQASGDVFIDGMRDPAFYERDVFFQDRVELLRGSASLLFGRGSTGGAVNQVSKEARLIDANEISASVGSDSMVRTVGDFNVRLGDSSAARVGVMFNAADNDGAGAKIDKQGIAGNYRMGIGERDEFSFSAYYLNNENGMNYGMPWIRPTATSPTADITLLPIDPSNHYGMASDKNKGSAGWAVLKHIHRFDQNTELVTTVRKADYTRDQRSGTVRFAGASLQPGGKAVTLETFGPNTVLSRGTHLKTQDMQTLSVQSDLDSKFKWLGLEHKVQAGADASEEKKQVFAARSAAQGGVNLSKPTTTIGRPNDGAWIDESQRVMRKASEYTSRAYGVYAQDLLALTPQWKLLTGLRYDKVRGDYETFAIPGQAAGPETVSSYRMNISQWSKRAAVLFQPTETMSFHFGGATSFNTSGDTYSLSAQNASIPPEKAVNIELGAKIETNDGKLSHRFALFRSTKTHERNTDPLTNLVTLSGKRHASGFEYDVMGRINNDWEIFASYTYIPNANIDIGAPGAEGQGTRPSMTPRHSGTVFTTYKITPQIRVGGGVTARSGYQPNRNPGFYVPKFATLGLLAEYELLKDKLTLRANVNNVTDKLYAETVYTGHYVPGKGRTFALTGSYKF; from the coding sequence ATGTCCCGCACCAAGTCGCGCCCCGCGCACCGTCAAGCCCTGCTGCCCCTGGGCGCCCTGGCCGCCGGCTTCGGCCTGGCCAGCGCCAGCCTGGCCCAGACCCCCGCGCCCGCAGCCGAAGCGGCCAAGACCGAGAACGCCCTGCCCATCGTGCGCACCAAGGCCAGCGCCGAGCCGACCGGCAAGGACGCCTACCAAGCCACTGACAGCCGCATCGGCAAAGGCAAACAGGAGCTGCGTGACATTCCGCAATCCGTCACCGTGGTGACCGAGAAGCTGATGAACGACCGCAATCTGGACAATCTGAAGGACGTGCTGAAGAACACCGCGGGCATCACCTTCATGGCCGCCGAAGGTGGCGAAGAGGACATCAAGCTGCGCGGCTTCTCGCTGCAGGCCAGCGGCGATGTGTTCATCGACGGCATGCGCGATCCGGCCTTCTACGAGCGCGACGTGTTCTTCCAAGACCGCGTGGAGCTGCTGCGCGGCTCGGCTTCGCTCCTGTTCGGCCGTGGTTCCACCGGCGGTGCGGTCAATCAAGTCAGCAAGGAAGCACGCCTGATCGACGCCAACGAAATCAGCGCCAGCGTCGGCAGCGACAGCATGGTGCGCACGGTGGGTGATTTCAATGTGCGCCTCGGAGACTCCTCGGCCGCGCGTGTCGGCGTGATGTTCAACGCCGCCGACAACGACGGCGCCGGTGCCAAGATCGACAAGCAAGGCATTGCCGGCAACTACCGCATGGGCATCGGCGAACGCGACGAGTTCTCCTTCAGCGCCTATTACCTGAACAACGAGAACGGCATGAACTACGGCATGCCCTGGATCCGCCCGACGGCCACGTCGCCGACCGCCGACATCACCTTGCTGCCCATCGACCCCAGCAACCACTACGGCATGGCCAGCGACAAGAACAAGGGCAGCGCCGGCTGGGCCGTGCTCAAGCACATCCATCGCTTCGACCAGAACACCGAGCTGGTGACCACCGTGCGCAAGGCCGACTACACCCGCGACCAACGCTCGGGCACGGTGCGCTTTGCTGGCGCCAGCCTGCAACCCGGCGGCAAGGCCGTCACACTGGAAACCTTTGGCCCCAACACCGTCTTGAGCCGCGGCACTCACCTCAAGACCCAGGACATGCAAACCCTGAGCGTGCAGAGCGATCTGGACAGCAAGTTCAAATGGCTGGGCCTGGAGCACAAGGTGCAAGCAGGTGCCGACGCTTCGGAAGAGAAGAAGCAGGTCTTTGCCGCGCGCAGCGCTGCGCAGGGCGGCGTCAATCTGAGCAAGCCCACCACCACCATCGGCCGCCCCAACGACGGCGCCTGGATCGATGAATCCCAGCGCGTCATGCGCAAGGCCAGTGAGTACACCTCGCGTGCCTACGGTGTGTACGCCCAGGACCTGCTGGCGCTGACCCCGCAATGGAAGCTCCTGACCGGCCTGCGCTACGACAAGGTGCGTGGCGACTACGAAACCTTCGCCATCCCCGGCCAGGCGGCCGGCCCGGAGACGGTGAGCAGCTACCGCATGAACATCAGCCAGTGGAGCAAGCGTGCGGCCGTGCTGTTCCAACCCACCGAGACCATGTCCTTCCACTTCGGCGGAGCCACCTCCTTCAACACCTCGGGTGACACCTACTCGCTGAGCGCACAGAACGCGAGCATCCCGCCGGAGAAGGCCGTCAACATCGAACTGGGTGCCAAGATCGAAACCAACGACGGCAAGCTCAGCCATCGCTTCGCCCTGTTCCGCAGCACCAAGACCCATGAGCGCAACACCGACCCGCTGACCAATCTGGTCACGCTGTCGGGCAAGCGCCATGCCTCAGGTTTTGAGTACGACGTGATGGGCCGCATCAACAACGATTGGGAGATCTTCGCGTCCTACACCTACATCCCGAACGCCAACATCGACATCGGCGCACCCGGCGCCGAAGGCCAGGGCACCCGTCCTTCGATGACGCCGCGCCACTCGGGCACCGTGTTCACGACCTACAAGATCACCCCTCAGATCCGTGTCGGCGGTGGTGTGACCGCACGCAGCGGCTACCAGCCCAACCGCAACCCGGGCTTCTATGTGCCGAAGTTCGCCACTTTGGGTCTGCTGGCTGAGTACGAGTTGCTCAAGGACAAACTGACGCTGCGCGCCAACGTCAACAATGTCACCGACAAGCTCTACGCCGAAACGGTTTACACCGGACACTATGTGCCGGGCAAGGGCCGCACGTTTGCCCTGACCGGCAGCTACAAGTTCTGA